From the Luteimonas galliterrae genome, one window contains:
- a CDS encoding Lrp/AsnC family transcriptional regulator — MSQTELDRIDLLLLAELQRNGRLTNAELAERVHLSASACLRRVQRLERDGVIAGYRAEVDPERIGLGLQAFVRVQLSHHDAESVAAFARFVNEWDEVVACHALTGDMDYLLQVAVRDLEHFSRFLLDRLLNRSGVADVNSSFVLRTVKALRGLPLPT; from the coding sequence ATGTCGCAAACCGAGCTGGACCGCATCGATTTATTGCTGCTGGCAGAGTTGCAGCGCAATGGCCGCCTCACCAACGCGGAGCTCGCAGAGCGCGTTCACTTGTCGGCCTCGGCCTGCCTGCGCCGCGTGCAGCGGCTGGAACGGGACGGCGTGATCGCCGGCTATCGCGCCGAGGTCGATCCCGAACGCATCGGCCTGGGCCTGCAGGCCTTCGTGCGCGTGCAACTGAGCCACCACGACGCCGAATCGGTCGCCGCGTTCGCGCGCTTCGTCAACGAATGGGACGAGGTCGTCGCCTGCCATGCGCTGACCGGCGACATGGATTACCTGTTGCAGGTCGCGGTGCGCGATCTCGAGCATTTCTCGCGCTTCCTGCTCGACCGCCTGCTCAACCGTAGCGGCGTGGCCGACGTCAATTCCAGTTTCGTGCTGCGCACGGTGAAAGCCTTGCGCGGTTTGCCGCTGCCCACGTAA
- a CDS encoding DUF2238 domain-containing protein → MTAPIAQPPSRLERIILLALVAGALIYSGIAPKDRLTWFMEVVWVVAALPLICFCWPRFPLTRLLCWLLAAHALVLIHGGAYTYAETPLGFWLRDTFDFERNPWDRVGHFMQGFVPAILARELLLRLTPLKRGGWLVYLVLAACLSFSAFFELIEWWAALAFGADADAFLATQGDPWDTQWDMFLCLIGAALSLLVWSRLHDSQLGVRTP, encoded by the coding sequence ATGACAGCGCCGATAGCCCAACCCCCGTCGCGCCTCGAGCGGATCATCTTGCTTGCGCTGGTGGCCGGCGCGCTGATCTATTCGGGCATCGCGCCCAAGGACCGCCTGACCTGGTTCATGGAAGTGGTATGGGTCGTCGCGGCGTTGCCGCTGATCTGCTTTTGCTGGCCGCGTTTCCCGCTGACGCGACTGCTGTGCTGGCTGCTGGCCGCGCACGCGCTGGTCCTGATCCACGGCGGCGCCTATACCTATGCGGAAACGCCGTTGGGATTCTGGCTGCGCGACACCTTCGATTTCGAACGCAATCCGTGGGATCGCGTCGGTCATTTCATGCAGGGTTTCGTACCGGCGATCCTGGCGCGCGAGCTGCTGTTGCGGCTGACGCCGCTCAAGCGCGGCGGTTGGCTGGTGTACCTGGTGCTGGCCGCGTGCCTGAGTTTCTCGGCGTTCTTCGAACTGATCGAATGGTGGGCGGCGCTGGCGTTCGGCGCCGACGCCGATGCGTTCCTGGCCACGCAGGGCGACCCATGGGACACTCAGTGGGATATGTTCCTGTGCCTGATCGGCGCGGCGCTGTCGTTGCTGGTTTGGTCGCGTTTGCACGACAGCCAACTCGGCGTTCGGACTCCGTAG
- a CDS encoding winged helix-turn-helix domain-containing tetratricopeptide repeat protein, which yields MPTPQNPWPSMSVPDPLPLSFDDVVIDFAGRRLLRGGVPQPLEPKAFAVLALLAGAPGRAFSRDDILDAVWGHRHVTPGVLNRVMTLLRHALGEEANAPRYLRTLHGVGYRFDLPASTADMVDNVPGDEPPRRRASDHAETTAPRRRAAVWTVAVGLVLAITAVLWWRSPPGDPGARPADANLAAGPVLAVLPLRAVGDDPRGQAFADGLSEELISLLARIDGLRVTSYASSFQLRGSALPRSEVARRLHATHLLEGSVRQDGERLRITLRLIQADGERSLWSQDYDRELRDIFAIQDSIARSVGSALQLRLNVGARPQPGPGEDPQLHHRYLLARGANGGHAANPRQAGLEAERALRDMVADHPGYARAWGGLGVTLWMLALRPAPERWSMRQEAERAAATALRLDPRQADAHAVLAAKACNEQRWSDCLALSRRAVALAPSDSIWRNWHANRLATVGYVNAALREIEQAQAIDPLVPVHNFTRGRLLDTLGRHDEARTYLMRADPSLSPTAIFFNALWRGDRAAARRAVEALPQEVPWRASELAALDAMARPERWPEVMRLIEANEAMAKDGMVPYDFTRLLLPQRDYARDIDGLDGVQREGYASYQLVFWQPESQALRRHPAFQAYLRRSGLLAFWREHGWPDVCRSDGRDGAVCD from the coding sequence ATGCCCACCCCGCAAAACCCTTGGCCGTCCATGTCCGTGCCGGATCCCCTGCCGCTGAGTTTCGACGACGTCGTGATCGATTTCGCCGGCCGCCGCCTGCTGCGCGGCGGCGTGCCGCAGCCGCTGGAGCCCAAGGCCTTCGCCGTATTGGCGCTGCTGGCCGGAGCGCCCGGCCGCGCCTTCAGCCGCGACGACATCCTGGATGCGGTCTGGGGCCATCGCCACGTCACCCCCGGCGTGCTGAACCGGGTCATGACCCTGCTTCGCCACGCCTTGGGCGAGGAAGCGAATGCGCCGCGCTATCTGCGCACCCTGCATGGGGTCGGGTACCGCTTCGACCTGCCTGCTTCGACTGCGGATATGGTGGATAACGTACCCGGAGACGAGCCCCCGCGCAGACGCGCCAGCGACCATGCCGAAACGACGGCACCGCGCAGGCGCGCCGCAGTCTGGACCGTGGCCGTAGGGCTTGTCCTGGCGATAACGGCCGTGCTCTGGTGGCGATCGCCTCCCGGCGATCCCGGCGCGCGACCGGCCGATGCGAATCTCGCCGCCGGGCCGGTGCTGGCGGTGCTGCCGCTGCGCGCAGTCGGCGACGACCCGCGCGGCCAAGCTTTCGCCGACGGTTTGAGCGAGGAACTGATCAGCCTGCTGGCGCGCATCGACGGCTTGCGCGTCACTTCGTACGCATCGTCCTTCCAATTGCGCGGCAGCGCCCTGCCGCGCAGCGAGGTCGCACGGCGATTGCATGCCACCCACTTGTTGGAAGGCAGCGTGCGCCAGGACGGCGAGCGTCTGCGCATCACCCTGCGCCTGATCCAGGCGGATGGCGAGCGCAGCTTGTGGTCGCAGGACTACGATCGCGAACTGCGCGACATTTTCGCGATCCAGGACAGCATCGCGCGCTCGGTCGGCTCGGCGCTGCAACTGCGGCTCAACGTCGGCGCCCGGCCGCAACCCGGGCCGGGCGAGGATCCGCAGCTCCACCATCGCTACCTGCTCGCGCGCGGCGCCAACGGCGGCCATGCCGCCAATCCGCGCCAGGCGGGATTGGAAGCCGAGCGCGCTTTGCGCGACATGGTCGCCGACCACCCCGGCTACGCGCGCGCCTGGGGCGGCTTGGGCGTCACGCTGTGGATGTTGGCGCTGCGCCCCGCGCCGGAACGTTGGAGCATGCGCCAGGAAGCCGAGCGCGCCGCCGCCACCGCGTTGCGCCTGGATCCGCGCCAAGCCGACGCCCATGCCGTACTGGCGGCGAAAGCCTGCAATGAGCAGCGCTGGAGCGATTGCCTAGCCCTGTCGCGGCGCGCGGTGGCGCTGGCGCCGTCGGACAGCATCTGGCGCAATTGGCATGCCAACCGCCTGGCCACGGTCGGCTACGTCAACGCCGCGTTGCGCGAGATCGAACAAGCGCAGGCGATCGATCCGCTGGTGCCGGTGCACAACTTCACCCGTGGCCGCTTGCTCGATACGCTGGGGCGCCACGACGAAGCGCGCACGTATCTGATGCGGGCGGATCCGTCGCTCAGCCCGACGGCGATATTCTTCAACGCGTTGTGGCGCGGCGATCGCGCCGCGGCGCGGCGCGCCGTCGAAGCCTTGCCCCAGGAAGTGCCGTGGCGCGCTTCCGAACTCGCCGCGCTGGACGCGATGGCGCGCCCCGAACGCTGGCCGGAAGTGATGCGGTTGATAGAAGCCAACGAAGCGATGGCCAAAGACGGCATGGTGCCTTACGACTTCACCCGCCTATTGCTGCCGCAGCGCGACTACGCCCGCGACATCGACGGCTTGGACGGCGTGCAGCGCGAAGGTTATGCGTCGTACCAGCTGGTGTTCTGGCAGCCGGAATCGCAAGCGCTGCGCCGGCATCCCGCGTTCCAGGCCTACCTGCGCCGCAGCGGCCTGCTCGCATTTTGGCGAGAGCACGGTTGGCCGGATGTGTGCCGCTCCGACGGCCGCGACGGCGCGGTTTGCGATTGA
- a CDS encoding ABC transporter permease, with product MNQAIAKPPTDLQRNFTALGTIVRREVNRILRIWGQTLVPPAITMTLYFLIFGGLIGSRVGTMDGIKYMDFIVPGLVMMSVIQNSYGNISSSFFGAKFGRHVEELLVSPMPNWVILGGYVAGAVVRGLMVGAIVLVIALFFTKVRVPHPLVTLSTVLLGATIFSLAGFINAVYAKKFDDVAIVPTFILTPLTYLGGVFYSVKLLPPWAEAMTHANPIFYMVNAFRYGLLGSSDVPLWVAYALMLGFVAVLSGLALWLLKRGVGLRS from the coding sequence ATGAACCAAGCTATCGCCAAACCCCCCACCGACCTTCAGCGCAACTTCACCGCGCTGGGCACCATCGTCCGCCGCGAGGTCAACCGCATCCTGCGCATCTGGGGCCAGACCCTGGTGCCGCCGGCGATCACGATGACGCTGTACTTCCTGATCTTCGGCGGCCTGATCGGCTCGCGCGTGGGCACGATGGACGGCATCAAGTACATGGACTTCATCGTCCCCGGCCTGGTGATGATGAGCGTGATCCAGAACAGCTACGGCAACATCTCCTCCAGTTTCTTCGGCGCCAAGTTCGGCCGCCACGTCGAGGAGCTGCTGGTCAGCCCGATGCCGAACTGGGTGATATTGGGCGGCTACGTCGCAGGCGCCGTGGTGCGCGGGCTGATGGTCGGCGCGATCGTGCTGGTGATCGCGTTGTTCTTCACCAAGGTGCGCGTGCCGCACCCGCTGGTCACGCTGTCGACCGTGTTGCTCGGCGCGACGATCTTCTCGCTGGCCGGCTTCATCAACGCGGTTTACGCGAAGAAATTCGACGACGTGGCGATCGTGCCGACCTTCATCCTGACCCCGCTGACTTATCTGGGCGGCGTGTTCTATTCGGTTAAGCTGCTGCCGCCGTGGGCCGAAGCGATGACCCATGCCAACCCGATCTTCTACATGGTCAATGCCTTCCGTTACGGCCTGCTCGGCAGCAGCGATGTTCCGTTGTGGGTGGCGTATGCGCTGATGCTCGGTTTCGTCGCTGTGCTGAGCGGATTGGCGCTGTGGTTGCTCAAGCGCGGCGTCGGCCTGCGTTCGTAA
- a CDS encoding ABC transporter ATP-binding protein yields the protein MTQNPAVSAAEPALSVRDLRKTYDNRVEALKGVSLDVTPGDFFALLGPNGAGKSTLIGIVSSLVNKSEGEVKVFGVDLARRRDAAMRLIGLVPQELNFNMFEKPLDILVNYAGFYGVPRAEAIVRAEQELKNAQLWDKATMMSRTLSGGMKRRLMIARAMMTRPRLLILDEPTAGVDIEIRRGMWKTLKDINAAGTTIILTTHYLEEAESLCRNLAIIDRGRIVEQGPMKALLAKLDVEGFLLDIDGQLPTSLPAIEGTTLLATDDHTLDIEMPRAMDLNRVFAALGAAGIRVRSMRTKSNRLEELFVRLTGENAADSTAQLPPEQVA from the coding sequence ATGACCCAGAACCCAGCGGTTTCGGCCGCCGAACCGGCGCTGTCCGTTCGCGATTTGCGCAAAACCTACGACAACCGCGTCGAAGCGCTCAAAGGCGTTTCCCTGGACGTGACGCCCGGCGATTTCTTCGCCTTGCTGGGGCCCAACGGCGCCGGCAAGTCGACCTTGATCGGCATCGTCAGCTCGCTGGTCAACAAGAGCGAGGGCGAAGTGAAGGTGTTCGGCGTCGATCTGGCCCGGCGGCGCGATGCAGCGATGCGGCTGATCGGGCTGGTGCCGCAGGAATTGAACTTCAACATGTTCGAGAAGCCGCTCGACATCCTGGTCAACTACGCCGGTTTCTACGGCGTGCCGCGCGCCGAAGCGATCGTGCGCGCCGAGCAGGAATTGAAGAACGCGCAACTGTGGGACAAGGCCACGATGATGAGTCGCACCTTGTCCGGCGGCATGAAGCGGCGGCTGATGATCGCGCGCGCGATGATGACGCGGCCGCGGCTGCTGATCCTGGACGAGCCCACCGCCGGCGTGGACATCGAAATCCGCCGCGGCATGTGGAAGACGCTGAAGGACATCAACGCCGCCGGCACCACCATCATCCTCACCACGCACTACCTCGAGGAAGCCGAGAGCCTGTGCCGCAACCTGGCGATCATCGACCGCGGCCGGATCGTCGAGCAGGGGCCGATGAAGGCGTTGCTGGCCAAGCTCGATGTCGAAGGTTTCCTGCTCGATATCGATGGGCAATTGCCGACGTCGTTGCCGGCGATTGAAGGCACTACGCTGCTGGCGACCGACGACCACACGCTGGACATCGAAATGCCGCGCGCGATGGACCTCAACCGCGTGTTTGCCGCGCTCGGCGCCGCCGGCATCCGTGTGCGTTCGATGCGTACCAAGTCCAACCGCCTGGAAGAGTTGTTCGTGCGGCTGACCGGCGAGAACGCGGCCGACAGCACGGCGCAGTTGCCGCCGGAACAGGTGGCGTAA
- a CDS encoding FAD-binding oxidoreductase — MLAPTVGHYAFVRDDGQPLDYIPGQFIQVHFHYADGTATKRSYSLATIHDHALGAGEAVEIAVSYVPGGAATALFESLEVGGQVDASGPFGRFCLMPADSNRRYLLIGTGTGVTPYRAMLPQIETLIRERGIEVVLLFGARTPVELLYGDEFRAFADAHPGFRFVPCFSRELPENPHPDVRHGYVQQFLEEFAPNAETDIAYLCGNPNMVDACFEALKGHGLPVPQIRREKYVSSK, encoded by the coding sequence ATGCTGGCCCCGACGGTGGGCCATTACGCCTTCGTCCGCGACGACGGCCAACCGCTGGACTACATCCCCGGCCAGTTCATCCAGGTGCATTTCCACTACGCCGACGGCACCGCGACCAAGCGCAGCTATTCGCTGGCGACGATCCACGACCACGCGCTGGGCGCGGGCGAAGCGGTCGAGATCGCGGTGAGCTACGTGCCCGGCGGCGCGGCGACGGCGCTGTTCGAAAGCCTGGAAGTGGGCGGCCAGGTCGACGCCAGCGGACCGTTCGGCCGCTTCTGCCTGATGCCCGCCGACAGCAACCGCCGCTATCTTCTGATAGGCACCGGCACCGGCGTCACGCCTTATCGCGCGATGCTGCCGCAAATCGAAACGTTGATCCGCGAACGCGGCATCGAGGTCGTGCTGCTGTTCGGCGCGCGCACGCCGGTCGAGCTGCTGTACGGCGACGAGTTCCGCGCCTTCGCCGATGCGCATCCGGGATTCCGCTTCGTGCCGTGCTTCTCGCGCGAATTGCCCGAGAATCCGCATCCCGACGTGCGCCATGGCTACGTGCAGCAATTCCTCGAGGAATTCGCGCCTAACGCAGAAACCGACATCGCTTACCTGTGCGGCAACCCGAACATGGTCGATGCCTGCTTCGAGGCGCTGAAAGGCCACGGTCTTCCCGTGCCGCAGATCCGCCGCGAAAAATACGTCAGCAGCAAATAA
- a CDS encoding alpha/beta hydrolase, giving the protein MSRKTRIVVIVLFLIAFLGYRYYSAHKKDAPAGKAAVAAHDAAPRMLGSLAFKPCTLASQFGAGSIEAQCGALSVAENPALPAGRKIALNIAWIPADDKGEHAPDPVFLLAGGPGQAATESYPAVAPAFAEALKKRDVILVDQRGTGGSHPLACKSDGEQDESADDAASLRIAREEAEKCRDRLAKDADLRFYTTTDAVRDLDAVRKAIGAAQINLIGISYGTRVAQQYAMRYPAHTRTITLDSVAPNAIYLGNDFARNLENALALQFGRCAKIPSCAKALGDPRQRLDALMAKLKAEPPTVTYRDANTGEQKQERLLPAHVAGLARMYAYAPAAAALLPLQINEASQGRYEGLMALSKLLTSGLAEQMAYGMQLSVICTEDVDGVRGDPSMSTSLLGNALVDILIAQCAVWPKGARPADFHQPLTTPVPALLISGELDPVTPPSYADSVVKTLRKGRALTLRGQGHNVIGAGCMPKLFAQFLETADAKALDAKCLDKLAYTPPFTDFNGWDP; this is encoded by the coding sequence ATGTCCCGAAAAACCAGAATCGTCGTGATCGTGCTGTTCCTGATCGCTTTCTTGGGCTACCGCTACTACAGCGCCCATAAGAAAGATGCGCCGGCAGGCAAGGCCGCCGTCGCCGCGCACGACGCCGCGCCGCGCATGCTCGGCAGCCTCGCCTTCAAGCCCTGTACCCTGGCTTCGCAGTTCGGCGCGGGCAGCATCGAGGCGCAGTGCGGCGCGCTGTCGGTCGCCGAGAATCCCGCGTTGCCGGCGGGACGCAAAATAGCGCTCAACATCGCTTGGATTCCGGCGGACGACAAGGGCGAACACGCGCCGGATCCGGTATTCCTGCTGGCCGGCGGTCCCGGCCAAGCCGCGACCGAAAGCTATCCCGCCGTCGCGCCGGCCTTCGCCGAAGCGCTGAAGAAGCGCGACGTGATCCTGGTCGACCAGCGCGGCACCGGCGGCTCGCATCCGCTGGCCTGCAAGAGCGACGGCGAGCAGGACGAATCGGCGGACGATGCGGCTTCGCTGCGGATCGCGCGCGAAGAGGCCGAGAAATGCCGCGACAGGCTCGCCAAGGACGCCGACCTGCGCTTCTACACGACCACCGATGCGGTGCGCGATCTCGATGCCGTGCGCAAGGCGATCGGCGCCGCGCAGATCAACCTGATCGGCATTTCCTACGGCACCCGCGTCGCCCAGCAGTATGCGATGCGCTATCCGGCGCATACGCGCACGATCACGCTGGATTCGGTCGCGCCGAACGCGATCTACCTGGGCAACGATTTCGCGCGCAACCTGGAGAACGCGCTGGCGTTGCAGTTCGGTCGCTGCGCAAAGATCCCCAGCTGCGCGAAGGCGCTCGGCGATCCGCGCCAGCGGCTCGACGCGCTGATGGCGAAGCTGAAAGCCGAACCGCCGACGGTGACCTATCGCGACGCCAACACCGGCGAGCAGAAACAGGAAAGACTGCTGCCTGCGCACGTGGCCGGGCTGGCGCGCATGTACGCTTATGCGCCCGCGGCGGCGGCGCTGCTGCCGCTGCAGATCAACGAGGCCAGCCAGGGCCGCTACGAAGGCCTGATGGCGCTGTCCAAGCTGCTGACCAGCGGCCTGGCCGAACAGATGGCCTACGGCATGCAGCTTTCCGTGATCTGCACGGAGGACGTCGACGGTGTGCGCGGCGATCCGTCGATGTCGACGTCGCTGCTCGGCAATGCGCTCGTCGACATACTGATCGCGCAGTGCGCGGTGTGGCCCAAAGGCGCGCGTCCGGCGGATTTCCATCAACCGCTGACGACGCCCGTGCCTGCCCTGCTTATCTCCGGCGAGTTGGATCCGGTCACGCCGCCGAGCTACGCCGACAGCGTGGTCAAGACGCTGCGCAAGGGTCGCGCGCTGACGCTACGCGGCCAGGGCCACAACGTGATCGGCGCCGGCTGCATGCCCAAGCTGTTCGCGCAGTTCCTGGAAACTGCGGACGCAAAAGCACTGGACGCGAAGTGTTTGGACAAATTGGCCTATACGCCGCCGTTCACCGATTTCAACGGCTGGGATCCGTGA
- a CDS encoding ATP-binding cassette domain-containing protein — MIIAENLRKTFKSKTGDVIAVDDVGFTARDGEITGLLGPNGAGKTTTLRMLYTLMAPERGRVLVDGRDVADDPAAARRALGVLPDARGVYKRLTARENIRYFGELHGMSRADIDRRTQALSQALQMEDFLDRQTEGFSQGQRTKTAIARALVHDPRNVILDEPTNGLDVMTTRGLRGFLKQLRDEGRCVIFSSHIMQEVAALCDRVVVIAHGRVGAQGTADELRAQTGEDNLEDAFVRLIGSDEGLHA, encoded by the coding sequence ATGATCATCGCTGAAAACCTCCGCAAGACCTTCAAGAGCAAGACCGGCGACGTGATCGCCGTCGACGACGTCGGGTTCACCGCGCGCGACGGCGAGATCACCGGCCTGCTCGGCCCCAACGGCGCCGGCAAGACCACGACGCTGCGCATGCTGTACACGCTGATGGCGCCGGAACGGGGCCGCGTGCTGGTCGACGGCCGCGACGTGGCCGACGATCCCGCCGCCGCCCGCCGCGCGCTGGGCGTGCTGCCGGATGCGCGCGGCGTGTACAAGCGCCTGACCGCGCGCGAGAACATCCGCTATTTCGGCGAACTGCACGGCATGTCGCGCGCCGATATCGACCGGCGTACGCAGGCGCTGTCGCAAGCGCTGCAGATGGAGGATTTCCTCGATCGCCAGACCGAAGGTTTCAGCCAGGGCCAGCGCACCAAGACCGCGATCGCGCGCGCGCTGGTGCACGACCCGCGCAACGTGATCCTGGACGAGCCGACCAACGGCCTGGACGTGATGACCACGCGCGGCCTGCGCGGATTCCTGAAACAGCTGCGCGACGAAGGGCGCTGCGTGATCTTCTCCAGCCACATCATGCAGGAGGTCGCCGCGCTGTGCGACCGGGTGGTGGTGATCGCGCACGGCCGCGTCGGCGCGCAAGGCACCGCGGACGAGCTGCGCGCGCAGACCGGCGAGGACAATCTCGAGGACGCTTTCGTCAGGCTGATCGGTTCGGATGAGGGGTTGCACGCATGA
- a CDS encoding ABC transporter permease, protein MTSMWIVWWKELLELSRDRRTLMLALVMGPLLAPALFVGLLTLAESRAKDQMEKPLSIAMVGAEQAPNLVAWLAGQGIERKTLAGDPDAAIRSQDEDVYLKIGADYAKQWREGSPALVEIVHDSTRQDAEVPVRRLEGALARYGQQVGALRLLSRGINPSVAAPLAVSHKDLSTPESRKGIAMAMLPYLLILSAFLGGAYLIIDATAGERERQSLEPLLATPAARGAVVSGKIAAACTVGLASLLLTLLAFKLGAAMAPGIAKQLDMGMMAIAKMLVVLLPMLFIGTSLLTFIAAGAKSVKEAQSYMTFLMLMPMIPTIVLMVSPVKNQLWMFAVPFLAQNQMLLKVVRSEAVSPMEWLVYFVAGFGLAALLWFAATRRYHQEKLAISA, encoded by the coding sequence ATGACTTCGATGTGGATCGTCTGGTGGAAGGAATTGCTGGAACTGTCGCGCGATCGGCGCACGCTGATGCTGGCGCTGGTGATGGGCCCGCTGCTCGCGCCGGCGCTGTTCGTCGGCCTGCTGACGCTGGCCGAGTCGCGGGCCAAGGACCAGATGGAGAAGCCGCTGTCGATCGCCATGGTCGGCGCCGAGCAGGCGCCGAACCTGGTCGCCTGGCTCGCCGGCCAGGGCATCGAGCGCAAGACGCTCGCCGGCGATCCGGATGCGGCGATCCGCAGCCAGGACGAAGACGTCTACCTGAAGATCGGCGCGGACTATGCCAAGCAATGGCGCGAAGGTTCGCCGGCGCTGGTCGAGATCGTGCACGACAGTACCCGCCAGGACGCGGAGGTGCCGGTGCGGCGCCTGGAAGGCGCGCTGGCGCGCTACGGCCAGCAGGTCGGCGCATTGCGCCTGCTGTCGCGCGGCATCAATCCCAGCGTCGCCGCGCCGCTGGCGGTGTCGCACAAGGACCTGTCGACGCCCGAATCGCGCAAGGGCATCGCAATGGCGATGCTTCCTTATCTGCTGATCCTCAGCGCCTTCCTCGGCGGCGCCTATCTGATCATCGATGCGACCGCGGGCGAACGCGAGCGCCAGTCGTTGGAGCCATTGCTGGCTACACCCGCGGCGCGCGGCGCGGTGGTCAGCGGCAAGATCGCCGCCGCGTGCACCGTTGGTCTGGCCAGCCTGTTGCTGACGTTGCTGGCCTTCAAATTAGGCGCGGCGATGGCGCCCGGCATCGCCAAGCAGCTGGACATGGGCATGATGGCGATCGCCAAGATGCTGGTGGTGCTGCTGCCGATGCTGTTCATCGGCACGTCGCTGCTGACCTTCATCGCCGCCGGTGCGAAATCGGTGAAGGAGGCGCAGAGCTACATGACCTTCCTGATGCTGATGCCGATGATCCCGACCATCGTGCTGATGGTCAGCCCGGTCAAGAACCAATTGTGGATGTTCGCGGTGCCGTTCCTGGCGCAGAACCAGATGCTGCTGAAGGTGGTGCGCAGCGAAGCGGTATCGCCGATGGAATGGTTGGTGTATTTCGTCGCCGGCTTCGGACTGGCCGCGTTGTTGTGGTTCGCAGCGACCAGGCGCTACCACCAGGAGAAGCTGGCCATATCGGCCTGA
- a CDS encoding DNA alkylation repair protein yields MKKAAAKSAAAENAAPRKRATKAASAKAEAAGAADARAQSALSWLKRHSSKATRDGMARYGLPSDRALGVTMADMLALAKRLGRDHALAAALWDTGVYEARMVASMVDDPAQVTVAQMDRWCKDFDNWGLCDTVCFKLFDRAPHAWAKVTQWSGKREEFVRRAAFALLWGLTVHDKQAADAKYIEGLRLIERAAGDERNFVKKAVNMALRATGKRNRALNAAAVATAKRLADASNITAQWVGKDALRELTSPAVTRRLVA; encoded by the coding sequence ATGAAAAAAGCCGCCGCCAAAAGCGCTGCTGCAGAAAACGCAGCGCCGCGCAAACGCGCGACAAAAGCGGCGTCGGCGAAAGCCGAAGCCGCAGGAGCAGCCGATGCGCGGGCGCAATCCGCGCTGAGTTGGTTGAAACGCCACAGCAGCAAAGCTACTCGCGACGGCATGGCGCGATACGGCCTGCCATCGGACCGCGCGCTGGGCGTGACGATGGCGGACATGCTGGCGCTGGCCAAACGCCTGGGCCGCGACCACGCACTCGCCGCCGCGCTCTGGGACACCGGCGTGTACGAGGCGCGGATGGTGGCCTCGATGGTCGACGACCCTGCGCAGGTTACCGTCGCGCAGATGGATCGCTGGTGCAAGGATTTCGACAACTGGGGCCTCTGCGACACGGTTTGCTTCAAACTGTTCGATCGCGCGCCGCATGCCTGGGCGAAGGTGACGCAGTGGAGCGGCAAGCGCGAAGAGTTCGTCAGGCGCGCGGCGTTCGCTTTGCTGTGGGGGCTCACCGTGCACGACAAGCAAGCCGCGGATGCGAAATACATCGAAGGCCTGCGTCTGATCGAACGCGCGGCCGGCGACGAGCGGAATTTCGTCAAGAAAGCCGTGAACATGGCGTTGCGCGCGACCGGAAAACGCAATCGCGCGCTCAATGCCGCCGCGGTCGCGACCGCGAAGCGGCTGGCGGATGCTTCCAACATAACGGCCCAATGGGTGGGCAAGGATGCGCTCAGGGAGCTGACGAGCCCCGCCGTGACTCGGCGTCTGGTGGCCTGA
- a CDS encoding SRPBCC family protein, protein MNFAGTFKISTPSDTEIQISRDFAAPRELVFDAFTQPELLKRWLSGPPGWSFVVCEVDLRVGGAYRFVWRGPDGTEMGLGGVHREIARPERVVSTQLYDQDWTGGEAIGTLLLTEKDGVTRSTNTIRYQSKEARDGALASGMDQGMAAGYDRLEELLPALQVEDRS, encoded by the coding sequence ATGAACTTCGCAGGCACGTTCAAGATCAGTACGCCGTCGGACACCGAGATCCAGATCAGCCGCGATTTCGCCGCGCCGCGCGAACTCGTCTTCGACGCATTCACCCAACCGGAATTGCTCAAGCGATGGCTGTCCGGCCCGCCGGGCTGGTCGTTCGTCGTTTGCGAAGTGGATCTTCGCGTAGGCGGCGCGTACCGCTTCGTGTGGCGCGGCCCGGACGGCACCGAGATGGGCCTGGGCGGCGTGCATCGCGAAATCGCGCGCCCCGAACGCGTGGTCAGCACCCAGCTTTACGATCAGGATTGGACAGGCGGCGAAGCGATCGGCACCTTGCTGCTGACCGAGAAGGACGGCGTCACCCGCAGCACCAATACCATCCGCTATCAATCGAAAGAGGCGCGCGACGGCGCGCTCGCGTCCGGCATGGACCAGGGCATGGCGGCCGGCTACGACCGTCTCGAAGAACTGCTGCCGGCGTTGCAAGTGGAGGATCGGTCATGA